The following proteins are co-located in the Primulina tabacum isolate GXHZ01 chromosome 11, ASM2559414v2, whole genome shotgun sequence genome:
- the LOC142519372 gene encoding uncharacterized protein LOC142519372 — protein sequence MWEKKNDTQTVWFSLKKSFHCKSQQSDVYVPKTRKQLSSIFTRKAGRSGCSRSIANLKDVIHGSKRHMEKFPSCSPRSIGSSEFLTPITHEVILSNSRCELKITGYGGCHETFGGGGGGGTFVGTLRPGTPGPGSQPTMHYFNPAFRNSATSPRKTAAAAANLLTEKEGFRHGASAHFSSYKRASFDGNNNNYSGFGSCVTCHKCGEQFVKWEFLETHHLSKHAVTELLEGDSSRKIVEIICRTSWLKSENHCVRIERVLKVHNMQKTLSRFEEYRETVKFKASKLPKKHPRCLADGNELLRFYGTTLTCSLGVNGSSSLCISDRCSVCRIIQQGFSTNSELRGGIGVFTTSTSGSAFESIELHENDSSIRKALIVCRVIAGRVHRPLENIQEMAGQTGFDSLAGKVGLYSNIEELYLLNARALLPCFVVICKN from the exons ATGTGGGAGAAGAAGAATGATACGCAGACTGTTTGGTTTTCTTTAAAGAAATCTTTTCATTGCAAATCACAGCAGTCGGATGTGTATGTTCCGAAGACGAGGAAGCAGTTGAGTTCGATTTTTACTAGGAAAGCCGGCAGGTCTGGTTGTTCCAGGTCTATTGCGAATCTGAAAGATGTGATTCATGGAAGCAAGAGGCACATGGAGAAGTTCCCCAGTTGTAGCCCAAGATCCATTGGGAGCAGTGAGTTTCTCACCCCAATTACCCATGAAGTCATTCTGAGTAACTCCAGATGTGAGCTTAAGATAACTGGTTATGGTGGATGTCATGAAACTtttggcggcggcggcggcggcggaaCATTTGTTGGCACTCTGAGGCCGGGGACACCAGGCCCTGGAAGTCAACCCACAATGCACTACTTTAATCCTGCGTTCAGGAATTCAGCAACTTCACCAAGAAagactgctgctgctgctgccaaTCTTTTGACAGAAAAGGAAGGTTTTAGGCATGGCGCTTCTGCCCACTTTTCCTCTTACAAAAGGGCATCTTTTGatggtaataataataattatagtgGATTTGGTTCTTGTGTTACTTGCCACAAGTGTGGAGAACAGTTTGTGAAGTGGGAGTTTCTTGAAACACATCACCTCTCCAAGCATGCcg TGACCGAACTTCTGGAGGGTGATTCATCCAGGAAAATCGTAGAAATAATCTGCAGAACAAGCTGGCTAAAATCCGAGAATCATTGTGTTAGGATCGAAAGGGTACTGAAAGTTCATAACATGCAGAAAACCCTGTCCAGATTTGAGGAATACAGGGAGACTGTGAAGTTTAAAGCCAGCAAGCTTCCTAAGAAACATCCACGTTGTTTAGCAGATGGCAACGAACTCTTGAGGTTCTATGGAACAACTCTAACATGTTCTCTGGGCGTGAATGGATCATCGAGCCTCTGCATCTCCGACAGATGCTCCGTCTGTCGAATTATACAGCAGGGATTTTCCACGAACAGTGAACTCAGAGGTGGAATCGGAGTTTTCACGACGAGTACCAGTGGGAGTGCTTTCGAATCAATAGAACTTCACGAGAATGATTCTTCCATTCGGAAAGCCCTGATAGTGTGCAGGGTGATTGCGGGGAGGGTGCATCGGCCATTGGAGAACATCCAAGAAATGGCTGGACAAACAGGGTTCGATTCTTTGGCGGGTAAAGTTGGTCTTTATTCGAATATTGAGGAGCTTTACTTGCTCAATGCTAGAGCTCTTCTTCCTTGTTTTGTGGTTATTTGCAAAAATTGA
- the LOC142518154 gene encoding putative anthocyanidin reductase: protein MEDENGLKTYCVTGATGYIGSWLVKSLLQRGCKVHATLRNLENASHFIKSWEGGDRLSLFKADLLEDGSFDDAVRGCDGVYHVAASMEFGVPATENLDGYVKNEILDPSIKGTLNILTSCSKTGTVKRIVFTSSVSTLTAKDSSGGWKSIVDESCQTPVKRVLETKANGWVYVLSKLLTEETVFQFAKENGIDLVSVITTTVGGSFLTPTIPTSIRVILSPVTGDPKLLPLLEAVNLRMGSIALVHIVDICNAHIFLMEHPKAEGRYLCCTNSCAMSELIEHLSHEYSCADTQRFDKQQHDSVPAEISSKKLRDLGFSCNYSIQEIIQHTVRTCKETGFLPIM from the exons ATGGAAGATGAAAATGGATTGAAAACATACTGTGTGACCGGAGCGACAGGTTACATCGGATCTTGGCTCGTCAAATCTCTCCTCCAGAGAGGTTGCAAGGTTCACGCCACTCTCAGAAATCTAG AGAATGCGTCCCATTTTATCAAGTCGTGGGAAGGTGGGGATCGGTTGAGTCTCTTCAAGGCCGATTTACTAGAAGATGGAAGTTTTGATGATGCAGTAAGAGGTTGTGACGGTGTGTATCATGTTGCAGCGTCGATGGAATTCGGGGTTCCAGCTACAGAAAATCTTG ACGGCTACGTTAAGAACGAAATCTTAGATCCATCTATCAAAGGGACGCTAAACATTCTCACTTCTTGCTCGAAAACGGGCACTGTGAAGAGAATCGTTTTTACATCATCTGTGAGCACTTTGACTGCAAAAGACAGCTCCGGGGGATGGAAATCGATAGTTGATGAATCGTGCCAGACACCTGTCAAACGTGTCCTGGAAACGAAAGCGAATGGATGG GTTTATGTTCTGTCAAAGCTTTTAACAGAAGAGACGGTGTTCCAGTTTGCAAAGGAGAATGGCATCGATCTGGTATCTGTCATAACAACTACTGTGGGTGGTTCGTTTCTCACACCAACCATTCCAACAAGCATTCGAGTTATCTTGTCCCCAGTTACGG GTGATCCCAAGCTGCTCCCCTTATTAGAAGCAGTGAACTTGAGAATGGGATCGATCGCGTTAGTTCACATCGTCGACATATGCAATGCCCATATATTTCTCATGGAGCACCCCAAAGCCGAGGGTAGATACTTATGCTGTACAAATAGTTGTGCAATGTCTGAACTTATCGAGCATCTAAGTCACGAATACTCTTGTGCGGACACGCAGAG GTTTGACAAGCAGCAGCATGATTCAGTACCTGCTGAGATATCTTCCAAGAAGTTGAGAGACTTAGGATTTAGTTGCAACTATAGCATTCAAGAAATTATCCAACATACTGTTAGAACTTGTAAAGAGACTGGATTTTTACCAATTATGTGA
- the LOC142518155 gene encoding large ribosomal subunit protein uL24c, translating to MVSMAALQSSFTSLNLSSNSFLGLRFSPSFYPTLVKSTEQPGLIVSKVKRWERKECKPNSFPVLHKMHVKLGDTVKVISGKDKGKIGEVASIIKHNSTIVVKEINLKTKHIKSKGEEEPGKIIKIEAPIHSSNVMLYSKEKGVISRVGHKLLDDGKRVRYLIKTGEIIDSAENWKRAVREREKVTEEAAVSASA from the exons ATGGTGTCAATGGCTGCTCTGCAGAGTTCCTTTACAAGTTTAAATCTTTCGTCCAACTCTTTCTTGGGCCTACGCTTTTCTCCCTCTTTCTACCCGACACTG GTTAAATCTACAGAACAGCCAGGTCTGATAGTATCAAAG GTCAAGAGATGGGAGCGGAAAGAGTGCAAGCCAAACAGCTTCCCGGTGCTTCACAAGATGCACGTGAAACTCGGAGATACGGTAAAAGTCATATCTGGAAAAGATAAAGGTAAAATTGGCGAGGTTGCTTCTATTATTAAGCATAACAGCACTATAGTAGTGAAAGAAATTAACCTGAAGACTAAGCACATAAAAAGCAAAGGAGAGGAAGAACCAGGGAAGATAATAAAG ATTGAAGCGCCTATTCACAGTTCAAATGTGATGCTTTACTCCAAAGAGAAGGGCGTGATAAGCAGGGTGGGTCATAAGTTGCTTGATGATGGAAAGCGTGTTCGTTACCTCATAAAGACTGGAGAAATCATCGATAGCGCAGAGAATTGGAAAAGAGCCGTCAGAGAAAGAGAGAAGGTGACGGAAGAAGCTGCTGTTTCTGCTTCTGCGTAG